A genomic window from Ideonella sp. WA131b includes:
- a CDS encoding HD domain-containing protein, translated as MSQPAAQPQTIVVIDDNEVVLQQFRRILGKDPARRVLTFHNPTEALEHCVQIEPDLVLTDYQMPDLDGLELIKQARGQRPLAPTQYVLITGSAQSELEVVAARAGAAEVIRLPASPSTIVDRVEARLSGIGASWGEASAWQYARPMPASVSNEDLQALRCLERMAAFRDEETGYHTVRMAHYAAVLAQACGQSQHFQSLILLAAPLHDIGKIGIPEAILRKSGLLDEHEWGLMKQHPIFGYEILREQEGEVFAVGAEVALHHHERWDGGGYPLGLAGKDIPLSARIVAVADAFDALTSERRYKRAWGLDTVLQHLANEAGRHFDPEVVAAVDRSLASLIRVKVHFDSLPAEAPVEEATRWVAGPAHGRATAIPSSVSPLS; from the coding sequence ATGTCGCAACCTGCCGCCCAACCGCAGACCATCGTCGTCATCGACGACAACGAGGTTGTGCTGCAGCAGTTCCGCCGCATCCTCGGCAAGGATCCCGCCCGCCGGGTGCTGACCTTCCACAACCCGACCGAGGCCCTGGAGCACTGCGTCCAGATCGAGCCCGATCTGGTCCTCACCGACTACCAGATGCCCGATCTCGACGGCCTGGAGCTCATCAAGCAGGCTCGCGGCCAGCGCCCCCTGGCGCCCACGCAGTACGTTCTCATCACCGGCAGTGCGCAATCCGAGCTGGAGGTCGTGGCCGCCCGGGCCGGCGCGGCCGAGGTCATCCGCCTGCCGGCCTCGCCCTCGACCATCGTCGACCGGGTCGAAGCCAGGCTCAGCGGCATCGGCGCCTCCTGGGGCGAGGCCAGCGCCTGGCAGTACGCCCGGCCGATGCCGGCGTCGGTGTCCAACGAAGACCTGCAGGCCCTGCGTTGCCTCGAGCGGATGGCCGCCTTCCGCGACGAGGAAACCGGCTACCACACGGTGCGCATGGCCCACTACGCGGCGGTTCTGGCGCAGGCCTGCGGTCAATCGCAGCATTTCCAAAGCCTCATCCTGCTGGCAGCCCCACTTCACGACATCGGCAAGATCGGCATTCCTGAGGCCATCTTGAGGAAATCCGGTCTTCTCGACGAACACGAGTGGGGCCTGATGAAGCAACACCCCATCTTCGGCTACGAAATCCTGCGCGAGCAGGAGGGCGAGGTCTTCGCCGTGGGCGCCGAAGTGGCCCTGCATCACCACGAGCGCTGGGACGGCGGCGGCTACCCCCTGGGCCTGGCGGGCAAGGACATACCGCTGAGCGCACGCATCGTCGCCGTGGCCGATGCCTTCGACGCCCTGACCAGCGAGCGCCGCTACAAGCGCGCCTGGGGCCTGGACACCGTCTTGCAGCACCTCGCCAACGAGGCCGGCCGCCATTTCGACCCCGAGGTCGTGGCCGCGGTCGACCGCAGCCTGGCCAGCCTCATCCGCGTCAAGGTACATTTCGATTCCCTGCCCGCCGAGGCGCCCGTCGAAGAGGCCACCCGCTGGGTGGCCGGCCCCGCCCACGGGCGGGCGACGGCCATTCCGAGTAGTGTTTCGCCGCTGTCCTGA